A genomic region of Fusarium falciforme chromosome 4, complete sequence contains the following coding sequences:
- a CDS encoding 40S ribosomal protein S7 gives MSAQALNKIAPNSPSRQNPSELESSIAQALYDLETNTADLKVALRPLQFVSAREIEVGHGKKAIVIFVPVPSLQGFHRVQQRLTRELEKKFSDRHVLILASRRILPRPKRSARSRNTQKQKRPRSRTLTAVHDAILEDLTYPVEIVGKRVRTKEDGSKLLKVILDEKERGGVDYRLDTYSEVYRRLTGRNVNFEFPQSGPADY, from the exons ATGAGCGCCCAGGCCCTGAACAAGATCGCTCCCAACAGCCCTTCGCGGCAGAACCCCTCCGAGCTCGAGTCGAGCATCGCCCAGGCTCTCTACGACCTCGAGACCAACACTGCCGACCTCAAGGTTGCCCTGCGACCTCTGCAGTTCGTCTCTGCCCGTGAG ATCGAGGTTGGCCACGGCAAGAAGGCTATTGTCATCTTTGTCCCCGTCCCTTCCCTGCAGGGCTTCCACCGTGTTCAGCAGCG CCTGACCCGtgagctcgagaagaagtTCTCCGACCGCCATGTCCTGATCCTCGCCTCGCGCCGCATCCTCCCCCGCCCCAAGCGATCTGCCCGCTCTCGCAACacccagaagcagaagcgaCCCCGTTCGCGAACTCTCACTGCTGTCCACGACGCTATCCTCGAGGATCTCACCTACCCCGTTGAGATTGTCGGCAAGCGCGTCCGCACCAAGGAGGACGgctccaagctcctcaaggtcatcctcgacgagaAGGAGCGTGGTGGTGTTGACTACCGCCTGGACACCTACTCTGAGGTCTACCGACGTCTGACTGGCCGCAACGTCAACTTCGAGTTCCCTCAGAGCGGTCCCGCCGACTACTAA
- a CDS encoding PseudoU-synth-1 domain-containing protein — protein sequence MAADNEAPVASSASESKPAQGSGDSNAAPNNGQSRQDGNRRNPRHDHRRPGKGRAEKGRGEFGRQKGDKRKKNDEYKEYKRRKLNKQGDSADGESSNNPFSKEEIAAEERRPKRKVAVMIGYAGTGYKGMQVNGNEKTIEADLFKAFVAAGAISKANADDPKKSSLVRCARTDKGVHAAGNVISLKLIIEDEDIIDKINAELPEQIRIWGIQRTNNAFSCYQTCDSRWYEYLMPSYCLLPPHPETFLGRKLTELAKEHGVEDELAAKMEDVKDFWSEVEEKEIKPILARLDPETKAAVMERMHVAEEAEPEADKEPAKAEEGEAAEEKPASEEKPATEAPATETAAEATTETTEAATDPDAMQTDSILESHKPKNRELGPVDFALRDIKAAYVAAKRRYRISTERLERLQEALNKYNGTRNFHNYTVQKSYFDASAKRHIKSFVVNPKPIIINNTEWLSLKVHGQSFMMHQIRKMVGLASLIVRCGTPLKRMDESYQNQKMAIPKAPGLGLLLERPVFHNYNRKATESLGREAIDFGNYEEKIQEFKDKQIYTRIFSVEEKENSFHMFFNQIDQFKTNHFLWLTAGGMKAAEIARDTTGEKVQQDVDKQLGDEDEDPEGGEG from the exons ATGGCGGCAGACAACGAGGCTCCTGTCGCGAGCAGCGCAAGCGAATCCAAGCCTGCTCAGGGCTCGGGCGACTCCAATGCCGCTCCTAACAATGGCCAGTCGCGCCAGGATGGCAACCGTCGCAATCCCCGACACGACCACCGACGACCTGGCAAAGGCCGCGCCGAGAAGGGACGTGGTGAATTCGG CCGTCAGAAGGGCGACAAGCGCAAGAAGAACGACGAGTATAAGGAGTACAAGCGCCGCAAGCTGAACAAGCAGGGCGATTCTGCGGATGGCGAGTCTAGCAACAACCCCTTCtccaaggaggagatcgCTGCCGAGGAGCGACGACCGAAGCGAAAGGTCGCGGTCATGATTGGATACGCGGGCACTGGCTACAAGGGCATGCAGGTGAACGGCAACGAGAAGACCATCGAGGCCGACCTGTTCAAGGcctttgttgctgctggtgctATTTCGAAGGCCAACGCCGACGACCCCAAGAAGTCGAGTCTTGTGCGATGCGCCCGAACCGACAAGGGCGTGCACGCAGCCGGTAATGTCATTAGTCTGAAGCTCATCATTGAAGACGAGGATATTATCGATAAGATCAACGCCGAGTTGCCGGAGCAGATCCGTATCTGGGGTATTCAGAGGACGAACAACGCCTTCAGCTGTTACCAGACCTGCGATTCGCGATGGTATGAGTATCTCATGCCCAGCTACTGTCTTCTGCCGCCTCACCCCGAGACCTTCCTGGGCCGAAAGCTCACCGAGTTGGCCAAGGAGCACGGCGTGGAGGATGAACTggctgccaagatggaggatgtcAAGGATTTCTGGtccgaggttgaggagaaggagatcaAGCCTATCCTCGCGAGACTGGaccccgagaccaaggctgcTGTGATGGAGAGGATGCACGTTGCAGAGGAGGCAGAGCCTGAAGCAGACAAGGAGCCCGCAAAGGCCGAAGAGGGTGAagctgctgaggagaagccagCGTCTGAAGAGAAGCCCGCTACTGAAGCCCCTGCGACAGAAACTGCTGCAGAGGCTACCACCGAGACTACTGAAGCGGCTACCGACCCCGATGCTATGCAGACCGACTCTATTCTGGAAAGCCACAAGCCTAAGAACCGTGAGCTTGGTCCAGTTGACTTCGCGCTTCGAGATATCAAGGCGGCGTACGTTGCTGCAAAACGCCGGTACCGTATCAGCACCGAGCGTCTGGAGCGTCTTCAGGAGGCCCTCAACAAGTACAACGGCACGCGCAACTTCCACAACTACACGGTTCAAAAGTCCTACTTTGACGCCTCTGCGAAGCGGCACATCAAGTCTTTCGTGGTCAACCCCAAGccaatcatcatcaacaacactgAATGGTTGTCTCTCAAGGTCCACGGACAGAGCTTTATGATGCACCAGATCCGCAAGATGGTCGGTCTGGCAAGTCTGATCGTCCGCTGCGGCACACCCCTGAAGCGCATGGACGAGAGCTACCAGAACCAGAAGATGGCGATCCCCAAGGCTCCCGGTCTAGGTCTGCTGCTCGAGCGCCCTGTGTTCCACAACTATAACCGCAAGGCGACTGAGTCGCTTGGCAGAGAAGCGATCGATTTTGGAAACTACGAGGAGAAGATCCAGGAGTTCAAGGATAAGCAGATTTACACGCGCATCTTTAGCgtagaggagaaggagaactC GTTCCACATGTTCTTCAACCAGATCGACCAGTTCAAGACAAACCACTTCCTGTGGTTGACGGCTGGTGGAATGAAGGCTGCCGAGATCGCCAGGGATACGACCGGTGAGAAGGTGCAGCAGGATGTCGACAAGCAGCtgggcgatgaggatgaggacccTGAGGGCGGAGAGGGTTAA
- a CDS encoding F-box domain-containing protein codes for MNSPSLVNGHRPSSDSSTTAPVTSAVSLTSTSSTPSPSVSASASASTITSVHRHAPVPSSTSSSTASPLPPLAASSDSLKLTDDTSEQLDNHSQQPSKDNCDRNRSAEEINPRLVKMPSELVGKTVSPFLKEHIPGLYAPFGKAKQALPQTPSRNPTVRKKDPNSKYCYRHRPDSKCRRAADETKMGFIQSELNSLSSADQEAITHVWSLFSAAPSKHRELMLQGIITQCCFPQLSTVSREVQEQLKIDFLAALPTELSYKILSYLDTVSLCKAAQVSRRWRNLADDDVVWHRMCEQHIDRKCTKCGWGLPLLERKKLMAWSRHQQVHRHPRPADVVELDEDAETQSSESRKRQADDHEHDEDDRGAKRPRVNGTSKSRQQLEQERKFRPWKDVYRDRFKVGYNWKTGRCSIKTFKGHENGVTCLQFDDNILATGSYDTTIKIWNIETGEVMRTLRGHTSAVRTLQFDDSKLISGSFDKTIKIWNWQTGECLSTLQCHTEGVLSVHYDGCTLASGSIDKTVKVFSFDTKQTFCLRGHTDWVNHVRIDSPSRVVFSASDDLSVRLWDLDSKQCIKTFLGHVGQVQQVLLMPADFEPDEMPHLDNSDAASVSSGRSNTPVAAPEQPANDRAAYGPGFADESRPLPPRYMLTGGLDNTVRLWDTATGKCIRSMFGHVEGIWGLVGDTLRVVTGANDSMTKIWEPRSGKCERSFTGHAGPVTCVGLSDSRMASGSEDGEVRLYSFEGERVEERGTPS; via the exons ATGAACAGCCCCTCGCTCGTCAACGGCCATCGGCCCTCCTCCGACTCATCCACTACCGCCCCAGTCACCTCAGCCGTATCTCTTACCTCTACTTCCTCGACTCCTTCGCCTTCTGTTTCCGCCTCTGCTTCCGCCTCAACAATAACATCTGTACATCGCCATGCTCCTGTGCCGTCCTCGACTTCAAGTTCCACCGCctcacctcttcctcctctggctGCCAGCAGCGACTCTCTGAAGCTCACCGACGACACCTCTGAGCAACTCGATAACCATTCTCAACAACCTTCGAAGGACAACTGCGACCGAAACCGATCCGCCGAAGAAATCAACCCACGCTTAGTCAAGATGCCTTCTGAACTGGTCGGTAAGACCGTCAGTCCCTTCCTGAAGGAACACATCCCCGGCCTCTATGCACCCTtcggcaaggccaagcaggcACTTCCTCAGACACCCAGCCGCAATCCCACTGTTCGCAAGAAGGATCCCAATAGCAAGTACTGCTATCGCCACCGCCCCGATTCCAAGTGTCGACGTGCTGCCGACGAGACCAAGATGGGCTTCATCCAAAGT GAACTCAACAGTCTCTCGTCAGCCGATCAAGAAGCCATCACACATGTGTGGTCGCTATTCTCCGCAGCCCCTTCAAAACACCGCGAGCTGATGCTCCAGGGCATCATCACCCAATGCTGCTTCCCTCAGCTCTCCACCGTGTCGCGCGAGGTCCAAGAACAGCTAAAGATCGACTTCCTTGCCGCCCTCCCCACCGAACTCTCCTACAAGATTCTGAGCTACCTCGACACCGTATCCCTCTGCAAGGCGGCGCAGGTCAGCCGAAGATGGCGCAACCTGGCTGACGATGATGTTGTGTGGCACCGCATGTGCGAACAGCACATCGACCGCAAATGCACAAAATGCGGCTGGGGTCTACCGTTGCTGGAGAGGAAAAAACTCATGGCGTGGAGCCGCCACCAACAAGTACACCGACATCCGCGGCCCGCCGACgtggttgagcttgacgaggaCGCCGAGACACAAAGCAGCGAATCGCGAAAGCGCCAAGCCGACGATCACGAgcacgatgaggacgacagAGGCGCAAAGCGACCACGAGTAAACGGCACGAGCAAGTCGCGACAACAGCTCGAACAAGAGCGCAAGTTCCGACCGTGGAAGGATGTCTACCGGGATCGTTTCAAGGTGGGGTACAACTGGAAGACGGGTCGTTGCTCCATCAAGACCTTCAAGGGTCACGAGAATGGTGTCACGTGTCTTCAGTTTGACGACAACATCCTGGCCACGGGCTCCTACGACACGACAATCAAGATCTGGAACATTGAGACGGGAGAGGTGATGCGCACGCTGAGAGGCCACACGTCGGCGGTGCGAACGCTCCAATTCGATGACTCCAAATTGATCAGCGGTAGCTTCGACAAGACGATCAAGATCTGGAACTGGCAGACCGGGGAGTGTCTCAGCACGCTCCAATGCCATACCGAAGGTGTCCTATCGGTCCACTATGACGGCTGCACCCTGGCTTCGGGCTCGATTGACAAGACGGTCAAGGTGTTTAGCTTTGATACCAAGCAGACGTTTTGTCTGCGGGGCCATACCGACTGGGTCAACCACGTGCGCATCGACTCGCCCTCGCGAGTTGTGTTCTCGGCATCGGATGATCTCTCGGTCAGGCTCTGGGACTTGGACTCGAAGCAATGCATCAAGACGTTCCTCGGCCACGTGGGCCAGGTGCAGCAGGTTCTCCTGATGCCCGCGGACTTTGAGCCGGATGAGATGCCCCACTTGGACAACTCGGATGCGGCGTCGGTGTCGAGTGGCCGGAGCAACACCCCGGTTGCGGCCCCGGAGCAGCCCGCGAATGATCGGGCGGCCTATGGACCGGGCTTTGCGGACGAGTCTCGACCGCTGCCTCCACGATACATGCTCACTGGTGGTCTGGACAACACAGTTAGACTCTGGGACACGGCCACTGGCAAGTGCATCCGCAGCATGTTTGGCCATGTCGAGGGCATCTGGGGTCTCGTCGGTGACACCCTGCGGGTAGTCACGGGTGCCAACGACTCGATGACCAAGATCTGGGAGCCTCGTTCTGGCAAGTGTGAGCGCAGCTTCACTGGCCATGCTGGCCCTGTGACATGTGTCGGCCTCAGCGACAGCCGTATGGCGAGCGGGAGTGAAGACGGCGAGGTCCGCCTGTACAGCTTCGAAGGCGAGCGCGTTGAAGAACGTGGCACGCCTTCGTAG
- a CDS encoding WSC domain-containing protein, with translation MLSYLLIAAFGAMAVLGQASYGSEPEPFKYWGCATVDAAGFSEPAQLPSGVLSHESCQAACAGHIFAAVSPDACRCGNDPDAIHAVDEGSCNHPCLENPNSPMCGGICQEGKPRISTLFIIDTVFLQDEVLPEPVNPENPEVPSNNAPVPPLREQFAASSALAEEVSETEILPPEVGVSQALPPRTDAPLPPPEMSAPLPSSASTPGESLPTTSVNELEPTIPVPPTTLLSTSTLPQENPPVTPASDASSSTLVTGIPPDSSTESVTSEVLLTETLPEPVPSITPNRNDGPVPSQVLVSRSSQFEVPVLTVLGELLLIAVMIA, from the exons ATGCTCAGCTACCTTTTGATCGCCGCATTTGGCGCCATGGCCGTCCTTGGCCAGGCCTCGTACGGGTCCGAACCCGAGCCGTTCAAATACTGGGGCTGCGCTACAGTCGATGCAGCGGGCTTCAGTGAACCCGCCCAGCTTCCTTCTGGCGTCTTGAGCCATGAATCCTGCCAGGCAGCTTGTGCAGGCCACATCTTTGCTGCAGTGTCTCCCGA TGCTTGTCGTTGCGGAAACGACCCCGATGCGATCCATGCTGTTGACGAAGGCTCCTGCAACCACCCCTGCTTAGAGAATCCCAACTCTCCCATGTGCGGCGGGATCTGCCAGGAGGGAAAGCCAAGAATCTCTACCTTGTTCATCATTGATACCGTATTTCTACAGGACGAGGTTCTTCCCGAGCCAGTCAACCCAGAGAATCCAGAAGTTCCGTCCAACAATGCCCCTGTGCCCCCATTACGAGAGCAATTCGCTGCATCGAGCGCCCTTGCGGAAGAAGTCTCTGAGACAGAGATATTACCTCCCGAGGTTGGGGTCTCACAGGCACTTCCTCCGCGAACTGATGCTCCCCTACCTCCTCCGGAGATGTCGGCCCCTCTACCTTCATCGGCTTCAACACCTGGTGAGTCCCTACCCACCACTTCGGTGAACGAGCTAGAACCAACTATTCCAGTGCCGCCTACCACTCTCCTCTCGACCAGCACCCTGCCTCAGGAAAACCCTCCCGTAACACCTGCCTCGGATGCATCCAGCTCGACTTTGGTCACCGGTATTCCACCCGACTCTTCCACAGAGTCCGTCACCAGCGAGGTCCTTCTGACCGAAACTCTTCCTGAGCCTGTTCCCTCGATTACGCCGAACAGAAATGACGGACCTGTGCCTTCCCAGGTCCTTGTGTCTCGGTCGAGCCAGTTCGAGGTCCCGGTCCTTACGGTGCTGGGCGAGCTGCTCCTGATTGCTGTTATGATTGCATAA
- a CDS encoding Arginine--tRNA ligase, with protein MASDGNALAEQLQKLGIDKVESYPNCHPDTNPVDIYRSHITGLLQEITGVDPKIIYPAIQWTQTLDKGDAILAVPALRVKGKKPGELAEEWVSKFPESPLIEKPTASGPFISFFFKTDKLTSLLLPTIRNRSDAYGKNPYNGLKDPSNPSAGKKRMIVEFSSPNIAKPFHAGHLRSTIIGGFIASLYEYSGWDVIRMNYLGDWGKQYGLLALAWEKWGDEEALKADPINHLFNLYVRINVEMSDEKEAIEAKKKAGEDVTALLDASLDEQARKYFRRMTDGDEEAVKLWRRFRDLSIVRYKKTYARLNIEYDVYSGESQVPESDMEEAAKVLAEKSLTEDADGAILIDFSKHVAGKQGKSLEKVILRKKDGTALYLTRDISELLNRQKKYNFDHIIYVVASQQDLHLKQLFKTIELMGHDDIAKKCQHINFGMVLGMSTRKGTVKFLDDILRDVAEKMHDVMKKNENKYSQIENPEAVADILGISSVMVQDMSGKRINNYKFDMDAMTSFEGDTGPYLQYAHARLCSIRRKAGLTDEELATADFTLLSEKHATDLVRLLSQWPDVVQNTLKTLEPTTILTYLFKMTHVLSSSYDHLRIVGSEKELQKARMALYDAARIVLHNGMSLLGLTPVERM; from the exons ATGGCGTCCGACGGCAACGCGCTCGCCGAGCAGCTTCAGAAGCTTGGCATTGACAAGGTCGAATCGTACCCCAACTGCCACCCCGATACCAACCCCGTCGACATCTACCGCTCTCACATCACGGGCCTTCTGCAAGAGATCACGGGTGTTGACCCCAAGATCATCTACCCCGCCATCCAGTGGACTCAGACCCTCGACAAGGGAGATGCTATTCTCGCTGTCCCTGCGCTCCgggtcaagggcaagaagcccGGAGAGCTGGCTGAGGAGTGGGTTTCCAAG TTCCCCGAGTCTCCCCTGATCGAGAAGCCTACTGCTAGCGGTCCTTTtatttccttcttcttcaagaccGACAAGCTCACcagcctgctgctgcccaCGATCCGAAACCGCTCTGATGCCTACGGAAAGAACCCTTACAACGGCCTCAAGGACCCCAGCAACCCCAGCGCCGGAAAGAAGCGCATGATTGTCGAGTTCTCCTCCCCCAACATTGCCAAGCCTTTCCACGCTGGTCACCTCCGAAGCACAATCATTGGTGGTTTCATCGCTTCGCTGTACGAGTACTCTGGCTGGGATGTCATCCGAATGAACTACCTCGGTGACTGGGGCAAGCAGTACGGcctcttggctctggcttGGGAGAAATGGGGTGATGAGGAGGCTCTCAAGGCTGACCCCATCAACCACCTCTTCAACCTTTACGTCCGAATCAACGTGGAGATGTCcgacgagaaggaggctatcgaggccaagaagaaggctggcGAGGACGTCACTGCCCTCCTGGATGCCTCGCTCGATGAGCAGGCCCGAAAGTACTTCCGACGAATGAcggatggtgatgaggaggCTGTTAAGCTGTGGCGACGATTCCGAGATCTGAGCATTGTCCGCTACAAGAAGACCTACGCCCGACTCAACATTGAGTACGATGTTTACTCAGGAGAGAGCCAGGTCCCCGAGTCCGAcatggaggaggctgccaaggtTCTCGCCGAGAAGTCGCTTACCGAGGATGCTGACGGTGCTATCCTCATCGACTTCTCCAAGCACGTCGCTGGCAAGCAGGGCAAGAGTCTCGAGAAGGTCATTCTTCGAAAGAAGGACGGCACTGCTCTGTACCTGACCCGAGACATCAGCGAGCTGCTGAACCGACAGAAGAAGTACAACTTTGACCACATCATCTACGTCGTCGCCTCGCAACAAGACCTGCACCTGAAGCAGCTGTTCAAGACGATTGAACTGATGGGCCACGAcgacattgccaagaagTGCCAGCACATTAACTTTGGCATGGTACTCGGTATGAGCACTCGAAAGGGCACCGTCAagttcctcgacgacatcCTCCGGGACGTCGCTGAGAAGATGCATGATGTCATGAAGAAGAACGAGAACAAGTACTCGCAGATTGAAAACCCAGAGGCTGTTGCCGATATTCTGGGTATCAGCAGTGTCATGGTCCAGGACATGTCTGGAAAGCG AATCAACAACTACAAGTTTGATATGGATGCCATGACCTCCTTCGAGGGTGACACTGGCCCTTACCTCCAGTACGCCCACGCTCGTCTCTGCTCCATCCGCCGAAAGGCCGGCCTCACCGATGAGGAGCTGGCGACTGCCGACTTTACCCTTCTGAGCGAGAAGCACGCCACCGACCTCGTCCGTCTGCTCAGCCAGTGGCCCGACGTTGTCCAGAACACTCTCAAGACTCTTGAGCCTACCACCATCTTGACCTACCTCTTCAAGATGACCCACGTCCTCAGCTCCAGCTACGACCACCTCCGAATCGTCGGCAGCGAGAAGGAGCTCCAGAAGGCCCGCATGGCCCTCTACGATGCTGCCCGAATCGTGCTCCACAACGGCATGAGCCTGCTCGGCCTCACCCCTGTTGAGCG AATGTAA
- a CDS encoding MFS domain-containing protein, producing the protein MSVVEEKTPTVADESHPPSTPKSEDYAPIDPAAEKKLLMKLDLCIYPTLFIIYMMSFLDRINISNARIQGLPQEIDLSGNRFNIALFVYFIPYILLEVPSNILIRKVRPSFYLSGLMFCWGIINMCMGFIHSYGSLVALRFLLGAFEAGVLPGIIYVTSMYYKRHEFQKRMSFFFTSTLIGGAFGGLLAYGIARLGGDKGMSAWRWIFIIEGAITAFLSIIAVFLIADWPEQARFLTAEEKTLVQRRLAADTGDSCRMDTLNKFATERILKDWKIWLGAFMYMGIGTTGYAGVFFMPTILLEFGWKAEEAQVQTIPVYVLSAGVMLLSAWGSDRLKHRYGFVLTGACIATIGYAMLLEQGGKSRDYKFAAVFLINAGGYIATPICLAWLQNNLSGHWKRSFGSALQVTLGNVAGIIGANIFLVKESPTYKTGYGTALGMMWVGTLAATLMFGFMWRENRKRDAGDRDERLSLPEEDLGNMGDWHPSFRFTL; encoded by the exons ATGTCAGTCGTTGAGGAAAAGACGCCCACTGTGGCCGATGAGTCGCATCCTCCCAGCACGCCCAAGTCGGAGGACTATGCGCCCATCGATCCCGCGGCGGAGAAAAAGTTGCTGATGAAGCTGGATCTGTGCATCTACCCAACCCTGTTCATCATCTACATGATGTCCTTCCTCGACCGAATCAACATCAGCAATGCCAGGATCCAGGGGCTGCCACAAGAGATTGACCTCTCGGGCAATCGTTTCAACATTGCTCTCTTT GTGTACTTCATCCCCTACATCCTGCTCGAGGTGCCATCCAATATCCTCATCCGCAAGGTCCGCCCGTCCTTCTACCTCTCTGGGCTGATGTTCTGTTGGGGTATCATCAATATGTGCATGGGCTTTATCCACTCCTATGGTTCCCTTGTTGCCCTGCGATTCCTCCTTGGTGCCTTTGAGGCTGGAGTCCTTCCCGGTATCATCTACGTGACTTCCATGTACTATAAGCGCCACGAATTCCAGAAGCGcatgtccttcttcttcaccagcaCTCTCATCGGAGGTGCCTTTGGAGGACTGCTGGCCTATGGAATTGCTCGTCTCGGTGGCGACAAGGGCATGTCTGCTTGGCGAtggatcttcatcatcgaggGTGCCATCACCGCCTTCCTCTCCATCATTgccgtcttcctcatcgcGGACTGGCCCGAGCAGGCTAGATTCCTCACCGCTGAGGAGAAGACCCTCGTTCAGCGCCGTCTCGCTGCTGACACTGGTGACTCTTGCCGCATGGACACACTCAACAAGTTCGCCACCGAGAGGATTCTGAAGGACTGGAAGATCTGGCTTGGTGCCTTCATGTACATGGGCATTGGTACTACAGGTTACGCTGGCGTCTTCTTCATGCCCACCATCCTGCTCGAGTTTGGCTggaaggctgaggaggcccAGGTTCAGACCATTCCCGTGTACGTGCTCTCGGCCGGTGTCATGCTCCTCTCGGCCTGGGGGTCCGACCGCCTCAAGCACCGCTACGGCTTCGTCCTGACAGGTGCTTGCATCGCCACCATCGGTTACGCCATGCTTCTCGAGCAGGGCGGCAAGTCTCGCGACTACAAGTTCGCGgccgtcttcctcatcaacgccggcGGCTACATCGCCACGCCCATCTGTCTCGCCTGGCTGCAAAACAACCTCTCCGGCCACTGGAAGCGCTCCTTCGGCTCCGCCCTCCAGGTCACCCTCGGCAACGTCGCCGGCATCATCGGCGCAaacatcttcctcgtcaaggaGTCCCCCACCTACAAGACGGGCTACGGCACCGCCCTCGGCATGATGTGGGTGGGCACACTCGCCGCCACCCTCATGTTTGGCTTCATGTGGCGCGAGAACAGGAAGCGCGATGCCGGTGACCGCGATGAAAGGCTGAGCCTGCCCGAGGAGGACCTGGGGAACATGGGTGACTGGCACCCAAGCTTCAGGTTTACCTTGTAA